A stretch of DNA from Micromonospora peucetia:
GGCTCCCACGCCGGCGGCCGACCGGCCTGCACCGCCTCGTACGCCAGCCCGAGATCGCGTTGGATCACGGTGAACGACCAGCCGTCGGTGATGATGTGGTGCGCCAGCAGCAACAACGCGTGCTGGTCGGGCCCCGTCCGGAACAGCACCGCCCGGAACAGCCGGCCCCCGGCCAGGTCGAAATCCGCCGCCGCGACCTCGGCCTCGCACCGCGTCGTCAGCTCCGCCTCCGACACCGTTACCAGCAGCAGGTCGATCGGCTCGTGGTCGACGACACGCAGGACGTCCCGGTCGGCCACCGTCGTGATGACCGTGCGCAGCGCCGAGTGCCGTTCCACCAGCAGGTCCAGCGCCGCCGAGAGGACGGCGACGTCGAGGTCACCGGTCAGGCGGTGCAGCGCCGCCAGGGTGTACGCCTGACAGTTCGGGTACAACCGGTGGAGCAGCAGCAACGCCTGCTGCGCCGTCGAGAGCGGCCCGATCCGCCGGCTCGGCCGCGCGGCACCCGGCGTCGGGGCGGTGGTCGCCTGCGCGTCGATGGCGGCGGCGACGGCGGACACGGTGCGGTGCCGGTAGACGTCGGCCACGGTCAGGGCGACCCCGAAGTCGCGCCGGATCCGCCCACCGAGGCGCACCGCGGCCAGCGAGTGCCCGCCCAGCGCGGTGAAGTCGGCGGCCACGTCGATCGTCTCGACGCCGAGTACCTCCGCCCACAGGCGGGCCAGCGCCGCCTCCGTCGGCGTCTGCGGTGCGTTGTCGCCGGTCGGGGCGATCGGCGGGGAACGCCGGGCAAGGGCTGCCCGGTCGAGCTTCTCGTTGGCCGTCAACGGGAACTCGGCGACGAAGACCACCCAGTTCGGCACCATGTAGTCCGGCAGCAGCTCACGCGCGTGGGCGAGCAGGGATTCCGTGGTGCCCGCGCCGGTGACGTAGGCGCAGAGCGTCTCGGCGGCCGACTCCGGCTGCACGACGACGGCGCCCGCCACCCCGGGGTGGCGTTCGAGCACCGCCTCCACCTCGGCCGGTTCGACGCGGAATCCGCGCAGTTTGATCTGCCGGTCGACACGTCCGCAGTAGACGAGGTTGCCGTCGGAACGGCGTCTCACCAGGTCACCGGTGCGGTACAGGCGGGCGGAACGGGCGGTGTCGAACGGGTCGGGGACGAAGCGTTCCCGGGTGAGTTCCGGCCGCCGGTGGTAGCCGAGTGCCACCTGGACACCACCGACCCACAGCTCACCGACCTGTCCGGCGACGACCGGGCGGCCGTCGGGGTCGAGAACGTGCGTGGTGACGCCGCGTACCGCCATGCCGATCGGGGTCCGGCCGTCGTCCGGCTCCGGGCCGTCGCCGGTGATGTCGTACGCGGTGGCGATGACGTGGGCCTCGGTCGGCCCGTACGCGTTGACGATCTTCAGCCCCGGGACGGCGGCGGCGATCCCGTGCAGGAGCCGCTCCGGGATCGGTTCCACGCCGACCATCAGCCGGCGCAGCGTGAGCGCGCCCGGATGCGCGTCCACCCATGCGCGCAGCGACGGCAGGATTGCCGGTGGCAGGTAGGCGGTCGCCACCGCGTGCCGGGCCATCAGGGCGAACATCGCCGCCGGCTCCAGCCGGACGTCGTCCGGTACGACCAGCAGGGTGCCGCCGGCGAGCAGCACCGAGAAGATCTCGTAGACCGACGCGTCGAATCCGACCGACGACCACATCGTGCCGACCGCGCCCGGGGCGAGCGGTTGCCGCGTCGCGAAGTCGGTCAGCAGGTTGCTGATCCCCCGGTGGTGGCAGAGCACCCCCTTGGGCGTACCGGTGGATCCGGAGGTGTAGATGAGGTACGCCGGATCGTCGCCGTGTGCCATCGGCCGCGCCACCGGCACGTCGGCCGGCGCCGCAGCCCAGTCCAGGTCGATGACCGGCGTCGTCGTCGCGGGGAGGGGAAACGTCGGCACCCGCAGGACGGCGGCCGGCGCGGCCTCGCCGAGCACCGCGGCGACCCGGCCCGGTGGTGTGTCCGGGTCGATCGGCAGGAACACCGCGTCGGCGGCGAGCGCGGCGAGGAGACCGAGGAGATACTCCGTCGACCGCCCGGCGCAGACCGCGACGACATCGCCCGGCCCGACACCGGCAGCCCTCAGCCGCCCCGCCAGCCACGACGCGGTGGTGAGCAGCCGCGCGTAACTGACCGACTCGTCGCCGGAGCGGATCGCGGCCAGTTCGGGGTCGCGCCGCCCTGCCGCACTGATGAGCGAGAACAGTCCCACGTCAGCCGGTGACGGGAACGGCTCCTCGTCGGCCGGTGACGTGAGTGTTTCCTCGTCAGCCGGCGACATCGAGGATGAGCTTTCCCGTCGTCTCCCGGTTGGCCAGCGCCATCAGCGCCTTGCCCGCCTCGGCCAGCGGATACACGTGCTCGGTGACCGGGGTCAGCGCACCCTTGCTGATCATCGCGAACAGGCCGGTCATCGTCTCCGCAGTGATCCTCGGGTACCGGGTGACCAGGTCGTTCGCCCAGAAACCGAGAACGCTGCGGGAGCCCTGCATCAGCGACTCGGCGCGGATCGGCGTGCTGCCCCGGCCCGACGCCGCGCCGTAGGTGACCAGTCGGCCGAGCCGCCCCAGCGACGCGAGCGCGGTGTCGAGGGAGGCGCCGCCCGACATCTCCAGATACAGGTCGACCGGCTTGCCGTCGTTCGCGGCGATCAGCTCGTCGGTGAGGTCCTCGGAGGTCGGGTCGAGCGCGACATCGGCGCCGAGCTGGACCGCGAGGTCACGTTTGGTCCCGGTGGACGCGAGCGCGATCACCCGCTTGGCACCCCACGCCCGGGCCAGTTGCACCGCCAGCGATCCGACGCCGCCGGCGGCGGCGGTGACCACCACGGTGTCCTGCCGGGTCATCCGGCCCGTGGTACGCAGGATGTGCCACGCCGCGAACCCCTGGTTGGCCACCGCGAGTGCCTGTAGGTCGGTGATGGCGTCGGGCACCGCGACCAGCGTCGCGGCGGGGGCGGCCACCCACTCCGCCCACGCCCCACCGGTGCGGGGCAACGCGACGACCCGCCGCCCGTCGGGGTCGGTACCGACCGCCTCGATGCCCGGGACGTACGGCAACGACGGCCGGTAGCTGTAGGAGCCCTCGACGACGTGCTTGTCGGCGAAGTTGATGCCGGCCTTCTCCACCCGGACGAGGACTTCGTTCTCACCCGGTACCGGTTCGGCGAAGTCGATCGCCGAGAGCGACTCCGCAGGGCCGAACCGCTCCACCACGACCGCTTTCACACTGCCTCCCACCGAAACACCAGCATCACCGCACCCTGCGGCCGATGATCTGACCCGACAACGTTGTCGCCACCGGCTGCCCGGAGTCGACAACGAAGAACCAATCCGTGCCGCCCGGGCAGCGCGGCCGAGCGACCACGGTGGGCGGCCTGCGTCGTCGACGCCAGGTCAACGCTCAC
This window harbors:
- a CDS encoding quinone oxidoreductase family protein gives rise to the protein MKAVVVERFGPAESLSAIDFAEPVPGENEVLVRVEKAGINFADKHVVEGSYSYRPSLPYVPGIEAVGTDPDGRRVVALPRTGGAWAEWVAAPAATLVAVPDAITDLQALAVANQGFAAWHILRTTGRMTRQDTVVVTAAAGGVGSLAVQLARAWGAKRVIALASTGTKRDLAVQLGADVALDPTSEDLTDELIAANDGKPVDLYLEMSGGASLDTALASLGRLGRLVTYGAASGRGSTPIRAESLMQGSRSVLGFWANDLVTRYPRITAETMTGLFAMISKGALTPVTEHVYPLAEAGKALMALANRETTGKLILDVAG